In the genome of Hymenobacter taeanensis, one region contains:
- a CDS encoding FAD-dependent oxidoreductase produces the protein MSFTEAQRATLHALADTFIPAVPGHDAEDSTYWTRRGSEGVDLEKIAQVLEAQPTGARKEFMQLLTLLETPAVGLTWFGPLRPFSRLAPEQREKLLQSWAASNVPQFRKGFHALRKLFTFLFYGSSTPEQGNFVWEHIGYPGPQTEDIVDSPRPIKTLQPTQDVAYECDVLVIGSGAGGGVVAGELAAAGHDVLVLEKGPYFHGPDFTQREVDMLGHLYDGRGAISTQDGGIALLAGSCLGGGTTVNWAGAFRTPDYVLQEWAREHQVPHFTSLDFKKSLDAVSRALSVNIDYQRHNGQNQALWDGSTKLGQEVKLIPRNEKGLTDTEQHFQGLGYSCFGDRHGVKQGTLNTYLQQAYNHGARLLTDTHVERITIAGNRATGAEAVHTTADGRAMRVTVRARRVVVAGGSIQTPALLLRSGLKHPHIGEHLHLHPTVAVSAHYAHAINPWHGPMMSVVNDCFTMLDGTNFGVKLETPPAHSGLMAMVLPWRSGEQHKDMMRQAAHLGSFIVLTRDRDGGCVKVDKHGAPLIDYVLSDFDRNHLLQGVRAAAEIHVAAGADAVYLPHGTLPILHARNGVAQNPEVLEQLPHLGWKPNQFSLYSAHQMSTCRMGGDAGTHPTSPTGELYEVGNLYVADASAFPACSGVNPMLTIMALAHYTAQHLKTSNPAVRSGAAATVAVG, from the coding sequence ATGTCTTTCACTGAAGCCCAACGCGCCACGCTGCATGCCCTCGCTGATACATTTATTCCTGCGGTGCCAGGGCATGATGCCGAAGACTCTACCTACTGGACGCGGCGCGGTTCTGAAGGCGTAGACCTGGAAAAGATTGCTCAGGTACTGGAGGCGCAACCCACTGGGGCCCGCAAGGAGTTCATGCAGTTGCTGACCCTACTGGAAACGCCCGCCGTAGGCCTCACCTGGTTTGGGCCACTACGGCCATTTAGCCGGCTGGCCCCAGAGCAGCGCGAGAAGCTGCTGCAAAGTTGGGCGGCCAGCAACGTGCCACAGTTCCGGAAGGGCTTTCACGCGCTACGCAAGCTGTTCACCTTCTTATTTTACGGCAGTTCTACGCCGGAGCAGGGCAACTTTGTGTGGGAGCATATTGGCTACCCTGGTCCCCAAACCGAGGATATTGTAGACTCGCCTAGGCCTATCAAAACCTTGCAACCTACCCAGGATGTGGCCTACGAGTGTGATGTGCTGGTGATTGGCAGCGGTGCCGGTGGGGGCGTGGTAGCCGGCGAGCTGGCCGCCGCCGGCCATGATGTGCTGGTGCTCGAAAAAGGGCCTTACTTCCACGGCCCCGACTTTACCCAGCGCGAAGTGGATATGCTAGGCCACCTCTATGATGGCCGCGGTGCCATTAGCACCCAGGATGGTGGTATTGCCCTGCTGGCGGGCTCATGCCTGGGCGGGGGCACCACCGTAAACTGGGCCGGCGCTTTCCGTACCCCCGACTATGTGCTGCAAGAGTGGGCCCGGGAGCACCAAGTGCCGCATTTCACTTCGCTTGATTTCAAAAAGAGCCTCGATGCCGTGAGCAGGGCCCTGAGCGTGAACATTGACTACCAGCGCCACAACGGCCAAAACCAGGCGCTCTGGGATGGCTCTACTAAGCTAGGCCAGGAGGTAAAGCTGATTCCGCGCAATGAGAAGGGCCTCACCGATACCGAGCAACACTTTCAGGGGCTGGGCTACAGCTGCTTCGGCGACCGGCACGGCGTGAAGCAAGGCACCCTCAATACCTATCTGCAACAGGCCTACAACCACGGCGCCCGCCTGCTGACCGACACCCACGTGGAGCGCATTACTATTGCTGGTAACCGAGCCACCGGTGCCGAGGCCGTGCACACCACGGCTGATGGGCGCGCGATGCGCGTAACGGTGCGGGCCCGGCGGGTAGTGGTGGCGGGAGGCTCTATTCAGACGCCCGCCTTGCTGCTGCGCAGTGGCCTGAAGCACCCACACATTGGGGAGCACCTGCACCTGCACCCCACGGTGGCAGTTTCAGCGCACTATGCACACGCCATCAATCCGTGGCACGGGCCCATGATGTCGGTGGTGAATGACTGCTTCACGATGCTGGACGGTACCAACTTTGGCGTGAAGCTGGAAACGCCGCCGGCCCACAGCGGCCTGATGGCCATGGTGCTGCCTTGGCGCTCTGGCGAGCAGCACAAAGACATGATGCGCCAAGCGGCCCACCTGGGCTCGTTCATTGTGCTCACCCGTGACCGGGATGGGGGCTGCGTGAAGGTAGATAAGCACGGCGCTCCACTCATCGACTACGTGCTCAGTGACTTCGACCGCAACCACCTGCTGCAGGGGGTACGTGCTGCCGCCGAAATTCACGTGGCTGCCGGCGCCGATGCTGTGTATTTGCCCCACGGCACACTACCCATTTTGCACGCCCGAAACGGGGTGGCCCAAAATCCGGAGGTGCTGGAGCAGCTGCCGCACCTGGGCTGGAAGCCCAACCAGTTCAGTCTCTATAGCGCCCACCAAATGAGCACCTGCCGCATGGGCGGCGACGCAGGTACCCACCCTACTAGCCCCACCGGCGAGCTATACGAAGTAGGCAACCTGTACGTGGCCGATGCCTCGGCTTTTCCGGCTTGTAGCGGGGTGAACCCTATGCTTACCATCATGGCCCTGGCTCACTACACGGCCCAACACCTGAAAACCAGCAACCCCGCTGTGCGCTCGGGAGCGGCGGCTACGGTGGCGGTGGGGTAG
- a CDS encoding aldehyde dehydrogenase family protein → METTVTPAPSLTKPVSLPLLFQQQRARAEALRREGWEARAMRLRKLSRWINDNRSAIQQALYADFRKPAAETDVSEIWSSQVEIKHTLRHLKQWMEPRVVGTPLSLMGTRSWVQHEPKGVCLIIAPWNYPFYLAIDPLASALAAGNACIIKPSEITPTVAALLARMCREIFDPTVVTVVEGDKDVATELLKLPFNHIFFTGSPQVGKIVMRAAAEHLASVTLELGGKSPVIVDDTADLRDAAEKIVWGKGINAGQTCVAPDYLLVQESVKEKLVEEIKEVVQRFYDPEGEGVAASKSYARIVNAHHFRRIAGLLEDAQAQGANILLGGTVDAGQRFIEPTLLEGAPSESRIMQEEIFGPLLPIVTFRTLLEAAAIVNSRLQPLALYVFTQNNEHQRYLLQNIPAGGSCVNETILHLAHPDLPFGGFGNSGLGKAHGFAGFVGFSNEKSVLKQRVGRTGIKTMYPPYTPKVKKMIGWLLKFF, encoded by the coding sequence ATGGAAACCACTGTCACTCCCGCGCCTTCCCTCACGAAACCTGTGTCCCTGCCGCTACTTTTCCAGCAGCAACGGGCGCGTGCCGAGGCCCTGCGCCGGGAAGGGTGGGAGGCCAGGGCCATGCGGCTACGCAAGCTGAGCCGCTGGATCAACGACAACCGCTCTGCCATTCAGCAGGCCCTGTATGCCGATTTTCGGAAGCCCGCCGCCGAAACCGACGTGTCAGAAATCTGGTCGTCGCAGGTAGAGATTAAGCACACTTTGCGCCACCTGAAGCAGTGGATGGAACCGCGCGTGGTAGGCACGCCCCTCTCCCTAATGGGTACCCGCAGCTGGGTGCAGCATGAGCCCAAAGGAGTCTGCCTGATCATTGCCCCCTGGAACTACCCCTTTTACCTGGCCATCGACCCACTGGCCTCTGCCCTGGCGGCCGGCAATGCCTGCATTATCAAGCCCTCGGAAATAACGCCTACCGTGGCTGCTTTGCTGGCGCGCATGTGCCGCGAAATCTTCGACCCCACGGTAGTAACCGTAGTGGAGGGCGACAAAGACGTGGCTACGGAGCTGCTGAAACTACCCTTCAACCATATTTTCTTCACGGGTAGCCCACAGGTGGGCAAAATTGTGATGCGCGCCGCCGCTGAGCACCTTGCCAGTGTAACGCTGGAGCTGGGCGGCAAAAGCCCCGTGATTGTAGATGACACCGCCGACCTGCGTGATGCCGCCGAGAAAATTGTGTGGGGCAAGGGCATTAACGCCGGCCAGACCTGCGTAGCTCCCGACTATTTGCTGGTGCAGGAGTCGGTGAAGGAGAAGCTGGTAGAAGAAATTAAGGAGGTAGTACAGCGCTTCTACGACCCGGAGGGGGAGGGAGTAGCGGCTTCCAAGTCGTACGCCCGCATTGTGAATGCGCACCACTTCCGGCGGATTGCCGGCCTGCTGGAGGATGCCCAGGCCCAGGGAGCCAATATTCTGCTCGGCGGCACAGTAGATGCCGGCCAGCGGTTTATTGAGCCTACACTGCTGGAGGGCGCCCCTTCCGAGAGCCGCATCATGCAGGAGGAGATATTTGGCCCGCTACTGCCTATAGTTACCTTCCGTACCCTCCTGGAAGCGGCGGCCATTGTAAACTCCCGCCTGCAGCCGCTGGCTTTGTATGTGTTCACGCAGAACAACGAGCACCAGCGCTACCTGCTTCAAAACATTCCCGCTGGCGGCTCCTGCGTCAATGAAACCATCCTGCACCTGGCTCACCCTGATTTACCCTTCGGTGGTTTCGGGAACAGTGGCTTAGGCAAAGCCCACGGCTTCGCGGGGTTTGTGGGGTTCAGTAACGAGAAATCGGTGCTAAAGCAACGCGTGGGCCGCACGGGTATCAAAACCATGTATCCGCCCTACACGCCCAAAGTGAAAAAAATGATAGGCTGGCTGCTGAAGTTCTTTTAG
- a CDS encoding DinB family protein, producing the protein MQDISHRLRKLLGLLNSSLPNFSEDELAYKPAPGQWSKKEILGHLIDSAANNHRRFVLSQLKPEPLRIIPYDQDQWVALFQYQYTPTTDLLQFWTLYNQQIARLLDQLPPAAAAHRCEFDNGYSVTLRWLAEDYVMHLEHHVQQILNLTSA; encoded by the coding sequence ATGCAAGATATTAGTCACCGACTACGGAAGCTATTAGGATTATTAAACAGTTCGCTGCCTAATTTTTCTGAGGATGAACTGGCCTATAAGCCTGCGCCCGGGCAATGGTCGAAGAAGGAGATTCTAGGCCACCTCATTGACTCAGCCGCCAATAACCACCGGCGCTTTGTGCTAAGCCAGCTAAAGCCTGAGCCGCTTCGCATTATTCCATACGATCAAGATCAGTGGGTGGCGCTCTTTCAGTACCAGTACACCCCCACCACTGATCTGCTGCAGTTCTGGACCCTGTATAACCAGCAGATTGCTCGCTTGCTAGACCAGCTGCCACCCGCCGCCGCCGCCCACCGCTGTGAGTTTGATAACGGGTATAGCGTAACGCTACGCTGGCTGGCCGAGGACTACGTGATGCACTTAGAGCACCATGTGCAGCAAATCCTGAACCTTACTTCGGCCTAA
- the bla gene encoding subclass B1 metallo-beta-lactamase, with product MFRLPAAAFAQRTLFFVLLLLGSLIGLSGPGAALAGPPQPELHIRVKEIAPDVFVHTSYRYMPGVAAPIPANGLIVKTTKGAILLDTGWDSDQTLQLLRWVADSLHQRVRMVVITHAHEDRMGGMAVLRANNIKVVSSPMTTNRAIALKQEAPTPAIKPFTVIESGKTRLELFYPGPGHTPDNLVAWLPKQRVLFGGCLVRDMAADTPGNIEDADLKKWPVAVKTVADRYPRARIVVPGHGNWGGPELLTHTLDVLRRPGRQAQTALGR from the coding sequence ATGTTCCGATTACCTGCTGCTGCCTTTGCTCAACGCACCTTGTTCTTCGTTTTGTTGCTGCTCGGCAGTTTAATCGGGCTCTCGGGGCCCGGGGCAGCACTTGCTGGCCCTCCCCAGCCTGAACTGCACATCCGGGTAAAGGAAATAGCGCCCGATGTGTTCGTGCACACCTCGTACCGCTACATGCCCGGCGTAGCGGCGCCAATACCCGCTAATGGGCTGATTGTTAAGACTACCAAAGGGGCTATTTTACTGGATACCGGCTGGGACTCTGACCAAACCCTGCAGTTGCTGCGCTGGGTGGCCGATAGCCTACACCAGCGGGTACGCATGGTCGTCATCACCCACGCCCACGAAGACCGCATGGGTGGGATGGCGGTGCTGCGGGCCAATAACATTAAAGTGGTCAGCAGCCCCATGACTACCAACCGGGCCATTGCCCTTAAACAGGAGGCCCCCACTCCGGCCATTAAGCCTTTCACCGTTATTGAATCAGGCAAGACCCGGCTGGAGCTGTTTTACCCCGGCCCTGGCCACACCCCCGATAACTTGGTGGCGTGGCTGCCCAAGCAACGCGTGCTCTTTGGAGGCTGCCTGGTAAGAGACATGGCCGCCGACACCCCCGGCAATATTGAAGATGCCGACCTTAAGAAGTGGCCTGTTGCGGTTAAAACGGTTGCTGACCGTTACCCCCGCGCCCGTATAGTGGTGCCCGGCCACGGCAATTGGGGCGGTCCTGAGCTACTTACTCACACCCTTGACGTGCTACGCCGCCCTGGCCGCCAGGCCCAAACCGCATTAGGCCGGTAA
- a CDS encoding tetratricopeptide repeat protein, giving the protein MRFTLFCLLLLIGLQAQAQQPVTPAPAQPQPSRQVDLENVEIAPNALDTKGWLLLDKDIQTELEGAVQNMYNFKYDKAEKQFRSLRRRYPDHPMPYFLLGLNTWWKIMPTNITTELYDKTFFAYMDTAITKAETQYKQDRKNYEACFFLSAAYGFDARLNAERHNWRQATLSSKRALDYLDKSKEANGLSPEFLFGQALINYYAVWISNNYKLLRPVLLFFPKGNQQLGLQQLRSVAQNGFYTSNEAKVFLMKILQNQENKPEEAFPIAQQMAKSFPDNGYFQRFYALTCYQQGYLPECERVSRDILEKINQGQPGYEAISGRYATFFLGSLMQNQYQDLTKAQDYYKRCVVFSESTGDTKQGFYLYSLLNLARIAEKQKNTAEAVRYYKEVEDKAERKSEASNEAKAYLKKHRK; this is encoded by the coding sequence ATGCGTTTTACACTGTTCTGCTTATTGCTGTTGATTGGGCTGCAGGCCCAAGCGCAGCAGCCCGTCACACCTGCTCCTGCCCAGCCACAGCCCTCGCGCCAAGTGGACCTGGAAAACGTGGAAATTGCCCCCAATGCCCTAGATACTAAAGGCTGGCTACTGCTTGATAAAGACATTCAGACGGAGCTGGAAGGAGCGGTACAGAATATGTACAACTTCAAGTACGACAAGGCGGAAAAGCAATTTCGCTCGCTGCGGCGACGCTATCCTGACCACCCCATGCCCTACTTTTTGCTGGGCCTGAACACGTGGTGGAAGATTATGCCCACCAACATCACCACGGAGCTGTACGACAAAACCTTCTTTGCTTACATGGACACGGCCATAACCAAGGCCGAAACCCAGTATAAGCAGGATAGAAAAAACTACGAAGCCTGCTTTTTCCTGTCGGCGGCGTATGGCTTCGACGCTCGCCTGAATGCTGAGCGTCACAACTGGCGCCAAGCCACCTTGTCAAGCAAGCGCGCCCTGGATTACCTAGATAAGAGCAAGGAAGCGAACGGACTTAGCCCGGAGTTCCTGTTCGGGCAGGCGCTTATTAACTATTACGCCGTCTGGATTTCCAATAACTACAAGCTGCTGAGGCCGGTGCTGCTGTTCTTCCCGAAGGGCAACCAGCAGCTAGGCCTGCAGCAGTTGCGCAGCGTAGCCCAGAATGGCTTCTATACCTCCAATGAGGCCAAGGTATTCCTGATGAAGATTTTGCAGAATCAGGAAAACAAGCCGGAGGAGGCCTTTCCTATTGCTCAGCAAATGGCCAAATCCTTTCCCGATAATGGCTACTTCCAGCGGTTTTACGCCCTCACCTGCTATCAGCAGGGCTATCTGCCCGAGTGCGAGCGGGTAAGCCGGGATATTCTTGAAAAAATTAACCAAGGCCAGCCCGGCTATGAGGCCATCAGTGGCCGCTACGCTACCTTCTTTCTGGGTAGTCTGATGCAAAACCAGTATCAGGATCTGACCAAGGCGCAGGACTACTATAAGCGCTGCGTAGTATTCTCAGAAAGCACCGGCGACACCAAGCAGGGCTTTTATCTCTACTCCCTCCTGAACCTGGCCCGCATTGCTGAAAAACAGAAGAATACCGCCGAGGCCGTACGCTACTACAAAGAGGTAGAGGACAAAGCCGAGCGCAAGTCGGAAGCTTCTAACGAAGCAAAGGCCTATTTGAAGAAGCACCGCAAGTAG
- a CDS encoding AraC family transcriptional regulator has translation MKLQFEPIQPTADSSFTLLHYTNVEKGDLLWHYHPEYELVYLPQGSGRRHIGQHISRFEEGELVLIGPDLPHLTFSYGQPAGIPFEEIVVQLRSDFLGDTFWQHPELADIRQLLARAHEGLSFGGDTRAAVGADLRRLLDEPPFARLLTLLRVLQTLAQAPTSDCLSLHAGHAGLGRQGKEQQRLSRVYQFLEQHYQRASLSVQEVAEVANLSVPAFCRYFRQMTRLTLTDFLQEYRVGHACRLLLDDIPVTEVCYASGFSNVSHFNKTFRRHTGQSPTEYRRQRLVV, from the coding sequence ATGAAGCTCCAATTCGAACCCATTCAGCCTACCGCCGACAGCTCCTTTACGCTGTTGCATTACACAAACGTTGAGAAAGGCGACCTACTCTGGCACTACCACCCAGAGTATGAGCTGGTATACTTGCCCCAGGGCAGTGGCCGGCGCCACATCGGCCAGCATATTTCGCGCTTCGAGGAGGGCGAGCTGGTGCTCATCGGGCCCGACCTGCCTCACCTGACGTTCAGCTACGGGCAGCCGGCCGGCATTCCCTTCGAGGAAATTGTGGTGCAGCTGCGGTCTGACTTCTTGGGCGACACCTTTTGGCAGCACCCGGAGCTGGCCGATATCCGTCAGCTACTGGCCCGCGCCCACGAGGGCCTCTCGTTTGGCGGTGACACCCGCGCCGCCGTAGGAGCCGACTTGCGCCGCCTCCTGGATGAGCCCCCGTTCGCCCGCCTGCTTACGCTGCTGCGCGTGCTGCAAACCCTGGCCCAGGCTCCTACTTCTGATTGCCTTTCTCTGCACGCGGGCCACGCCGGCCTGGGGCGGCAAGGCAAGGAGCAGCAGCGCCTGAGCCGGGTGTATCAGTTTCTGGAACAGCACTACCAGCGCGCGTCACTGTCGGTGCAGGAGGTAGCGGAGGTGGCTAATCTCTCGGTGCCGGCCTTCTGCCGCTACTTCCGGCAAATGACGCGCCTCACCCTTACTGATTTCCTGCAGGAGTACCGCGTAGGCCACGCCTGCCGCCTGCTGCTGGATGATATTCCCGTAACGGAGGTGTGTTACGCCAGCGGCTTCAGCAACGTATCGCACTTCAATAAAACCTTCCGCCGCCACACCGGCCAGAGCCCCACTGAATACCGCCGACAGCGCCTGGTGGTGTAA
- a CDS encoding T-complex 10 C-terminal domain-containing protein produces MNKTLLLLSCAATLGAASCNQNKEAAVDAATTPSADTAVVVRDNATDIAATGSDTAAYLTEADRIADRIAQDLRLTDTVVVTRVQKTYYTRGRRIQQANTQYATDTTGRYAALRSINDETDRSVKTIVTDPAQYNTYTSNRDAYYAGTPYTPSTTETTTTTTRASTPARRRGPAIVKYERDGGDVKIEYANGTKVKIDKDGERKTKFASGRKVKVDDDGERKVKN; encoded by the coding sequence ATGAATAAGACCCTCCTATTGCTCTCCTGCGCCGCTACTCTGGGCGCCGCTTCCTGTAATCAAAACAAAGAAGCTGCGGTAGATGCCGCTACCACTCCCTCTGCCGATACTGCCGTGGTAGTCCGCGACAACGCTACCGATATAGCCGCCACTGGCTCAGACACGGCTGCTTACCTCACAGAGGCCGACCGCATTGCCGACCGGATTGCCCAGGATCTGCGCCTGACGGATACCGTGGTAGTTACCCGGGTGCAGAAGACCTACTACACCCGCGGCCGCCGCATTCAGCAGGCCAACACCCAGTACGCCACCGATACCACCGGCCGCTACGCTGCCCTGCGCTCCATCAACGACGAAACCGACCGCTCCGTGAAAACCATTGTAACGGACCCGGCGCAGTATAACACCTACACCTCGAACCGCGACGCCTACTACGCCGGTACGCCCTACACACCCTCGACCACTGAAACTACCACTACTACCACGCGCGCCAGCACCCCAGCCCGGCGCCGCGGCCCGGCCATTGTAAAGTATGAGCGCGATGGCGGCGACGTAAAGATTGAATACGCCAATGGCACGAAAGTGAAGATTGACAAAGACGGTGAACGGAAAACCAAGTTCGCCAGCGGCCGCAAAGTGAAAGTAGACGACGATGGCGAGCGTAAAGTGAAAAACTAA
- a CDS encoding head GIN domain-containing protein, which yields MNTHMLRTALAATLFTLATGAVLAQKSQTRTVGNFEMLQTSGAVNVVLRQGAQTSVRVEAEPEVLEQIKTEVKGNKLVIYRDQRDVSLLQRMRNTEKVMVYITCPRLSSVEASGACDIKSETPFKASDFTIRASGASDITLNIDVKNLNASASGASDLRLNGYAERQQVSISGSSDYRAYDLKSKRAQVQASGASDAYVAVADELSSHSSGASDIHYKGSPRVIK from the coding sequence ATGAACACGCACATGTTACGCACTGCCCTGGCCGCTACGCTGTTTACGCTTGCCACAGGAGCCGTACTGGCTCAGAAGTCTCAGACCCGTACGGTGGGCAACTTCGAGATGCTACAGACTTCCGGGGCTGTAAATGTTGTGTTGCGCCAAGGCGCACAAACTTCTGTGCGGGTAGAGGCTGAGCCCGAGGTGCTGGAGCAGATCAAGACGGAAGTAAAGGGCAACAAGCTGGTTATCTACCGCGACCAGAGGGATGTTTCATTGCTGCAGCGCATGAGAAATACGGAAAAAGTGATGGTGTACATCACCTGCCCGCGCTTGAGCTCCGTGGAAGCCAGCGGCGCCTGCGACATTAAGAGCGAAACGCCATTTAAGGCCAGCGACTTTACCATTCGGGCCAGCGGCGCCAGCGACATCACCCTCAACATCGACGTTAAAAACCTAAACGCCAGCGCCTCCGGGGCCAGCGACCTGCGCCTTAATGGCTACGCTGAGCGTCAGCAAGTTTCCATCAGCGGCAGCAGCGACTACCGCGCCTACGACCTCAAAAGCAAGCGGGCTCAAGTGCAGGCCAGTGGCGCCAGCGACGCCTACGTAGCCGTGGCCGATGAGCTCTCCTCCCACAGCTCTGGGGCCAGCGACATCCACTACAAAGGCAGCCCCCGGGTTATCAAGTAA
- a CDS encoding helix-turn-helix domain-containing protein — translation MKEIIARYDGIYGDDKALVSHDYLCSQIISPRNRTADWGLKPHLHGNLFQMFFLEAGRASFHAAAEPVDLTTPCLVLIPANTVHGFTFSPQVKGRTLTLSEALMDTILQATPAVLVELNSVYILSDFEDIPFSDLLTLEQQIHTEINSDLPGKQLALNAYFKLLFVKIFRLLQLTRKKEEDSPNRAMHYFREFQKCIARSAPFEKKISEFAQELKITPVHLNRICQTVKGKSALEIVQAHTVRKAHNLLVYTSLSVSEIAYELQFADPGYFARFFRKQTGLSPIAYRAKAYRGEGQPRALRAMNN, via the coding sequence ATGAAGGAAATAATTGCCCGCTACGATGGTATCTACGGCGACGATAAGGCCCTGGTCTCCCATGACTACCTGTGCAGCCAGATAATCTCGCCCCGTAACCGCACCGCCGACTGGGGCCTGAAGCCACACTTGCATGGCAACCTGTTTCAGATGTTTTTTCTGGAAGCCGGGCGCGCCTCCTTCCATGCCGCCGCCGAGCCCGTAGACCTCACTACACCCTGCCTGGTATTGATTCCGGCCAACACCGTGCACGGCTTCACCTTCAGCCCCCAGGTAAAAGGCCGCACGCTCACGCTCTCGGAGGCTCTCATGGATACTATTCTGCAGGCCACTCCTGCTGTGCTGGTGGAGCTGAACTCGGTATACATCCTCTCCGATTTCGAGGATATCCCATTCTCCGACCTACTGACTCTGGAGCAGCAAATTCACACGGAAATCAACTCTGATTTGCCGGGCAAGCAGCTGGCCCTGAACGCCTATTTCAAGCTGCTCTTCGTGAAAATCTTCCGCCTGCTGCAACTCACCCGCAAGAAAGAGGAAGACAGCCCCAACCGGGCAATGCACTACTTCCGCGAGTTTCAGAAGTGCATTGCCCGCTCTGCTCCCTTTGAAAAGAAGATTTCGGAGTTTGCCCAGGAGCTCAAGATTACTCCCGTGCACCTCAACCGCATCTGCCAGACCGTTAAGGGTAAATCGGCCCTGGAAATTGTGCAGGCCCATACCGTCCGGAAAGCGCACAACCTGCTGGTGTACACATCCCTCTCCGTATCAGAAATTGCCTACGAACTGCAGTTCGCCGACCCCGGCTACTTTGCCCGTTTCTTCCGCAAGCAAACCGGTCTCTCACCCATTGCCTATCGGGCCAAAGCCTACCGCGGCGAAGGCCAACCCCGCGCCCTGCGAGCTATGAATAATTAG
- the pckA gene encoding phosphoenolpyruvate carboxykinase (ATP), which produces MENSPISTRLSPLGLTTTGQVHLNLTPSELIEHALRRGEGTLTDTGALMADTGAFTGRSPKDRFVVKDENTQDSVWWGDINIPFAADKFDQLQEKMTQYLADKEVFVRDAYAGANPDYQLKLRVVNELAWHNLFCYNMFLRPEEGADTSWTPDFSIICAPGFEADPAVDGTRQKNFAILNFTKKMILIGGTGYAGEMKKGIFGVLNYLLPHEKNTLSMHCSANVGQDGDTAIFFGLSGTGKTTLSADPNRGLIGDDEHGWTPDAGIFNFEGGCYAKVIDLSAEKEPEIWNAIRYGSIVENTRYVPGTRTVDYANKSVTENTRTAYPINFIPNAVEPSVAGTPKNIFFLTADAFGVLPPISKLDKCHAMYHFMSGYTAKVAGTEMGVTEPQTTFSACFGAVFLPLHPTKYAEMLGQKMDENEVNVWLVNTGWTGGSYGVGSRMKLAYTRAMITAALQGKLDDVEFHKHPIFGVEVPAAVPNVPSEILDPRDTWSDKEAYDHTAAELAEKFVKNFEKYASYANEDILAGAPKVTVAASV; this is translated from the coding sequence ATGGAAAATTCCCCCATTTCCACCCGCCTCTCCCCGCTTGGCCTCACCACAACCGGCCAGGTGCACCTCAACCTAACCCCCTCTGAGCTGATTGAGCACGCCCTGCGCCGCGGTGAAGGTACCCTTACCGACACAGGCGCCCTAATGGCCGACACTGGTGCCTTCACCGGCCGCTCGCCCAAAGACCGCTTCGTGGTGAAAGATGAAAACACCCAGGACTCGGTGTGGTGGGGCGACATCAACATTCCCTTCGCCGCTGATAAATTTGATCAGCTGCAGGAGAAAATGACCCAGTACCTGGCCGACAAAGAAGTGTTTGTGCGCGATGCCTACGCTGGCGCCAACCCCGATTACCAGCTAAAGCTGCGTGTGGTGAACGAGCTGGCCTGGCACAACCTGTTCTGCTACAACATGTTCCTGCGCCCTGAAGAAGGCGCTGACACCAGCTGGACGCCCGACTTCAGCATCATTTGTGCCCCCGGCTTCGAGGCCGACCCGGCCGTAGATGGCACCCGCCAAAAGAACTTCGCGATTCTTAACTTCACTAAGAAGATGATTCTGATTGGTGGCACCGGCTACGCCGGCGAGATGAAGAAAGGCATTTTTGGCGTACTGAACTACCTGCTCCCCCACGAGAAAAACACCCTGAGCATGCACTGCTCTGCCAACGTAGGCCAAGACGGCGACACCGCCATCTTCTTTGGCCTCTCGGGCACGGGCAAAACCACCTTGTCGGCTGACCCCAACCGCGGCCTGATCGGCGACGATGAGCACGGCTGGACGCCTGATGCGGGCATCTTCAACTTTGAAGGCGGCTGCTACGCCAAGGTCATTGACCTCTCGGCCGAGAAAGAGCCTGAAATCTGGAATGCTATCCGTTACGGCTCCATAGTGGAGAATACTCGCTACGTGCCCGGCACCCGCACCGTAGACTACGCCAACAAGAGCGTAACAGAAAATACCCGCACGGCTTACCCCATCAACTTCATCCCGAACGCGGTGGAGCCCTCGGTGGCTGGTACACCCAAGAATATCTTCTTCCTGACAGCCGATGCGTTTGGCGTACTGCCTCCCATCAGCAAGCTGGACAAGTGCCACGCTATGTATCATTTCATGAGCGGCTACACTGCTAAGGTGGCTGGCACTGAAATGGGCGTTACGGAGCCGCAAACTACGTTCTCGGCCTGCTTCGGCGCCGTGTTCCTACCCCTGCACCCCACCAAGTATGCTGAGATGCTGGGCCAGAAAATGGACGAGAACGAGGTGAACGTGTGGCTGGTAAACACCGGCTGGACTGGCGGCAGCTACGGCGTGGGCTCACGCATGAAACTGGCCTACACCCGCGCCATGATTACCGCTGCGCTGCAAGGCAAGCTCGATGACGTGGAGTTCCATAAGCACCCCATTTTCGGGGTAGAGGTACCCGCCGCCGTACCTAACGTGCCTTCCGAAATCCTGGACCCACGCGACACCTGGT